Proteins from one Porites lutea chromosome 3, jaPorLute2.1, whole genome shotgun sequence genomic window:
- the LOC140931003 gene encoding vesicular inhibitory amino acid transporter-like yields MKAIPISEDSEEIALSNRERDVSEQPTVVTLDEQTHLLGRSSFQKRRSSSVMGGSFSRGAFSQSIQKLKSATMTVSLLEKPSDDRRASAFLAGWNVTNLIQGTGILGVPYAVRMGGWAAVAANALVAFLCCYTGKLLVECLYETSKRTGKKKRVRVNYPEVGEAVWPGWGNRIVSLVQFCEMFGGVVTYLVLLGTIFNDILRKVAPLDIYTWSAISACVALPGLFIRRVSVIAWISMISVFALMSSILTIITYSITQYNEMNIDKIPPFDINTFPVGFGVIVFSYTAHAVFPGVEGSMRHPEHYPMMMNAAFLLAAIVKVAFGLLPVLRFGVNTEQAITVNLKTSQVFYILANVLVVTNVFTAFPIVSYIVLETFDQKILPFFPHLQRGTNYHWFWILVSRPLVLSFGLLLAIVVPHFGLVMGLVGSFTGTCLCFMFPCIFHMVLKWKELKWYNIVVRVSVVIFGFICGVLGIVFTAKELAKAVRSI; encoded by the coding sequence atgaaagcaataCCGATCTCAGAAGACAGTGAAGAGATCGCACTGAGTAACCGCGAGCGGGATGTAAGTGAACAGCCGACGGTTGTGACGTTAGATGAACAAACGCATCTCTTGGGAAGGTCAAGCTTTCAGAAGCGAAGATCTTCCTCTGTGATGGGTGGAAGCTTTTCTAGAGGTGCCTTTTCTCAGAGCATACAAAAGCTCAAATCCGCCACCATGACCGTTTCTTTGCTTGAAAAACCGTCGGACGATCGTCGCGCTTCAGCCTTCCTCGCCGGATGGAATGTGACAAATCTTATCCAAGGAACTGGGATTCTCGGAGTGCCGTATGCTGTGCGAATGGGGGGATGGGCAGCAGTTGCTGCTAATGCACTGGTAGCCTTCCTGTGCTGTTACACCGGCAAGCTGTTGGTTGAGTGTTTGTATGAAACATCCAAACGTACGGGGAAGAAGAAACGCGTGAGGGTCAACTACCCGGAGGTCGGAGAAGCCGTATGGCCTGGATGGGGCAACCGAATTGTGAGCTTGGTACAGTTTTGTGAAATGTTTGGGGGAGTAGTGACGTACCTAGTTCTCTTGGGAACTATTTTTAATGACATTCTCCGCAAAGTTGCACCCCTGGATATTTACACTTGGTCAGCTATCAGTGCCTGCGTTGCTCTGCCTGGACTCTTTATTCGAAGGGTGTCAGTGATTGCATGGATCAGCATGATCTCAGTTTTTGCCCTGATGTCGTCAATTCTAACAATCATTACTTACTCCATAACACAGTACAATGAAATGAACATAGACAAAATTCCACCATTCGACATCAATACTTTTCCCGTCGGTTTTGGTGTGATTGTGTTCAGTTACACAGCTCACGCTGTGTTCCCAGGTGTCGAGGGAAGCATGCGACATCCAGAACATTACCCCATGATGATGAATGCTGCATTCCTTTTGGCTGCTATCGTCAAAGTAGCCTTTGGTCTGTTGCCTGTCCTCAGATTTGGTGTCAATACAGAGCAAGCTATTACAGTTAACCTGAAAACCAGTCAAGTTTTCTACATCTTGGCCAACGTTCTGGTGGTGACCAATGTATTCACTGCCTTTCCTATTGTAAGCTACATCGTGCTGGAGACCTTTGATCAAAAAATCTTACCCTTCTTTCCACACCTACAGAGGGGCACAAATTATCATTGGTTCTGGATCCTAGTTTCTCGCCCCCTTGTTTTATCCTTTGGGCTTCTTCTAGCCATAGTTGTCCCCCACTTTGGGTTAGTCATGGGGCTGGTCGGCAGCTTTACTGGTACTTGTCTCTGTTTTATGTTCCCCTGTATTTTCCACATGGTCCTGAAATGGAAAGAGCTGAAGTGGTACAACATTGTGGTGAGGGTTTCAGTTGTAATTTTTGGATTTATTTGTGGAGTTCTTggtattgtatttacagctaAAGAGCTTGCTAAGGCTGTAAGGAGTATATAA